A stretch of the Bradyrhizobium sp. CCBAU 53351 genome encodes the following:
- a CDS encoding FAD-dependent oxidoreductase, producing the protein MLDLAIVGGGPGGLMSAWYLKRKLGDLCRVTIYEASDRLGGKVVTRKFDSAPAMYEAGVAEIYDYSMTGPDPLRELIQHFGLQTIPMDAEQVHLGGELLNDVPGMRRRYGAKTAAAIEAFRKRCSEVMSPIEYYEGVGAHDNENPWAYKTAEQVLDEEVEDETAKRFFKVMARSDIATESHNTNGLNALKNYLMDVDGYIGLYSIQNGNEQLIECLQSEVNADIQLNHRVLTVGKAPTGRYQLKMMNGKGPETRDFDLVLVCLPHSWLATMGWEGEQLRKSMVKHVSYFDRPAHYLRVSILFDTPFWGEKIPGAWFMSEAFGGCCVYNEGARHDVGKHGVLNWLIPGSDALAFANLSDQELIDAALKSLPAALGDARSHFVEGKIHRWLSSVNAIPGGLPVRDVMTNHRPEPKEHPGIVVVGDYLFDSTLNGLLDSSDAATDIILTEMMRLRRERAQEDKPLSNKIDRDYFENYRGLGPYQEAWRHFTDPDYLTRLLGIVWGKTKGAKLLVAGSASGELVGALRERGIDAYGIENNRAIHAKTPKALKKYNKLGSITDMPFKDGAFDFVFETSLCHVSPKQVVRAIRELNRVVKSGLVFGSITSDMAPALIDRYDLLRGVKKLGTWWEWSELFFGNGFDLSMHRKDCTDALWEATLAANKGPGQWYADADSLRYSFFDKVEDEDED; encoded by the coding sequence ATGCTTGATCTGGCAATCGTAGGCGGCGGCCCCGGCGGGCTGATGAGCGCCTGGTATCTGAAGCGCAAGCTTGGCGATCTCTGCCGCGTCACCATCTACGAGGCCTCCGACCGGCTCGGCGGCAAGGTCGTCACGCGCAAGTTCGATTCCGCGCCCGCGATGTATGAGGCCGGCGTGGCCGAGATCTATGATTACTCGATGACGGGCCCGGACCCGCTGCGCGAGCTGATCCAGCATTTCGGGCTGCAGACCATTCCGATGGACGCCGAGCAGGTGCATCTCGGCGGCGAGCTGCTGAACGACGTGCCCGGCATGCGCCGCCGATACGGCGCCAAGACCGCGGCCGCGATCGAGGCCTTCCGCAAGCGTTGCAGCGAGGTGATGTCGCCGATCGAATATTACGAGGGCGTCGGCGCGCACGACAACGAGAACCCCTGGGCCTACAAGACCGCCGAGCAGGTGCTCGACGAGGAGGTCGAGGACGAAACGGCCAAGCGCTTCTTCAAGGTGATGGCGCGCTCCGACATCGCGACCGAGAGCCACAACACCAACGGCCTCAACGCGCTCAAGAACTATCTGATGGATGTCGACGGCTATATCGGCCTGTATTCCATCCAGAACGGCAATGAGCAGCTGATCGAGTGCCTGCAGTCGGAGGTCAACGCCGACATCCAGCTCAATCATCGCGTGCTCACCGTGGGCAAGGCGCCGACCGGCCGCTACCAGCTCAAGATGATGAACGGCAAGGGACCGGAGACCCGCGACTTCGATCTGGTGCTGGTCTGCCTGCCGCATTCCTGGCTCGCCACCATGGGGTGGGAAGGCGAGCAGCTGCGCAAGTCGATGGTCAAGCACGTCTCCTATTTCGACCGTCCTGCACATTACCTGCGCGTCTCGATCCTGTTCGACACCCCGTTCTGGGGCGAGAAGATTCCCGGCGCCTGGTTCATGTCGGAAGCGTTCGGCGGCTGCTGCGTCTACAACGAGGGCGCGCGCCACGACGTCGGCAAGCACGGCGTGCTGAACTGGCTGATTCCCGGCTCCGACGCGCTGGCTTTCGCCAATCTGTCGGACCAGGAGCTGATCGACGCCGCGCTGAAGTCGCTGCCGGCTGCGCTCGGCGATGCGCGTTCGCATTTCGTGGAAGGCAAGATCCATCGCTGGCTGTCGTCGGTGAACGCCATACCGGGCGGCCTGCCGGTGCGCGACGTCATGACCAACCACCGGCCGGAGCCGAAGGAGCATCCCGGCATCGTGGTGGTCGGCGACTATCTGTTCGACTCGACGCTGAACGGCCTGCTCGATTCCTCGGACGCGGCGACCGACATCATCCTGACCGAGATGATGCGCCTGCGCCGGGAACGCGCGCAGGAGGACAAGCCGCTCTCCAACAAGATCGATCGCGATTATTTCGAAAACTATCGCGGCCTCGGTCCCTATCAGGAGGCATGGCGCCACTTTACCGACCCCGATTATCTCACCAGGCTGCTCGGCATCGTCTGGGGCAAGACCAAGGGCGCCAAGCTGCTCGTCGCGGGCTCCGCCAGCGGAGAGCTGGTCGGCGCGCTGCGCGAACGCGGCATCGATGCCTACGGTATCGAAAACAACCGTGCCATCCACGCCAAGACGCCGAAGGCGCTGAAGAAGTACAACAAGCTCGGCTCGATCACCGACATGCCGTTCAAGGACGGCGCGTTCGACTTCGTGTTCGAGACCAGCTTGTGCCACGTTTCGCCGAAGCAGGTGGTCCGCGCGATCCGCGAGCTCAACCGCGTGGTCAAGTCCGGCCTCGTGTTCGGCTCGATCACCTCGGACATGGCGCCGGCTCTGATCGACCGCTACGACCTGCTGCGCGGGGTCAAGAAGCTCGGCACCTGGTGGGAGTGGTCCGAACTGTTCTTCGGCAACGGGTTCGACCTCTCGATGCACCGCAAGGATTGCACCGATGCGCTCTGGGAGGCGACGCTCGCCGCCAACAAGGGGCCGGGGCAGTGGTACGCCGACGCGGACAGCTTGCGCTATTCCTTCTTCGACAAGGTCGAGGACGAGGACGAAGACTAG
- the rpsL gene encoding 30S ribosomal protein S12 → MPTINQLIAQPREVQKSRKKVPALQQSPQKRGVCTRVYTTTPKKPNSALRKVAKVRLTNGFEVIGYIPGEGHNLQEHSVVMIRGGRVKDLPGVRYHILRGVLDTQGVKNRKQRRSKYGAKRPK, encoded by the coding sequence ATGCCGACGATCAACCAGCTGATCGCTCAACCGCGTGAAGTGCAGAAGTCGCGCAAGAAGGTGCCGGCGCTGCAGCAGTCGCCGCAGAAGCGTGGTGTTTGCACCCGCGTCTACACCACGACCCCGAAGAAGCCGAACTCGGCGCTTCGTAAGGTCGCCAAGGTGCGCCTGACCAACGGCTTCGAGGTGATCGGCTACATCCCCGGCGAGGGCCATAACCTCCAGGAGCACTCGGTGGTCATGATCCGCGGCGGCCGCGTCAAGGACTTGCCCGGCGTGCGCTACCACATCCTCCGCGGCGTTCTGGATACCCAGGGCGTCAAGAACCGTAAGCAGCGTCGTTCGAAGTACGGCGCGAAGCGTCCGAAGTAA
- a CDS encoding ABC transporter ATP-binding protein, which translates to MASKPLPPDKQKLAAEEAAELDDKLAAAKPDLEDDENDEDEADDELELDDDDEDEDLVVFTAREAAGALATIVGFVKPHLTNYKRMLSFVAFGVFVETLFNVIMPLSLKFLIDDALGEEDFQALYKILGVLAVAGIFTSVVAVWYERWDARLAACIISDVRKRLFEHVQEMPAAYFGRTKRGEILSRFSVDLSAFEGSVKTFANSAALPFLELIAGIILMVFLNWQLAVIALLVFPITLIGPRILTPKAVQANYEQKLNESALLGMVQENVAAQAVIKAFSLQRKMFNFFTFRNDATRDKIASAAFLSTMVERTVTISVLLLHLVVLAIGAYLATKGQITIGTFVTFESAFWEVSYNIAHVMHFIPVSISSAAAIRHIQELLDEPTRGADRPGAPDLPRITNDITFDHVTFQYEGSQTPVLDNLSLRLDAGKRIAIVGPSGSGKSTLLNLILRLYVPDEGRVTIDGVDVRRVTLDSLRRSMAVVFQENMLFNMSIRENIRLGKEGASDEEVEEAAKKAEIHRYIMSLPQRYETPVGERGDTLSGGQRQRIAIARAIIRNPSVLLLDEATSALDQTTEAAINRTLLKVAKGRTMIWSTHRLTSVVEMDEIIVISGGRAIERGSHAQLLAKNGTYRKLWNDQIHQPHGAVPADDGRDDDDEDDLEEDEDKDEEEEE; encoded by the coding sequence ATGGCGTCCAAGCCCCTCCCGCCCGACAAACAGAAGCTCGCCGCGGAAGAGGCGGCCGAGCTCGACGACAAGCTCGCCGCCGCCAAGCCGGACCTCGAAGACGACGAGAACGACGAAGACGAGGCGGATGACGAACTGGAACTCGACGACGACGATGAGGACGAGGATCTCGTCGTCTTTACCGCCCGCGAGGCCGCCGGCGCGCTCGCGACCATCGTCGGGTTCGTCAAGCCCCATCTGACGAACTACAAGCGGATGCTGTCGTTCGTGGCGTTCGGCGTCTTCGTCGAGACGCTGTTCAACGTGATCATGCCGCTCAGCCTCAAGTTCCTGATCGACGACGCGCTCGGCGAGGAGGACTTCCAGGCGCTGTACAAGATCCTCGGCGTGCTCGCCGTCGCCGGCATCTTCACCTCGGTCGTCGCAGTCTGGTACGAGCGCTGGGACGCGCGGCTGGCGGCCTGCATCATCTCGGACGTCCGCAAGCGCCTGTTCGAGCATGTCCAGGAAATGCCGGCGGCCTATTTCGGCCGCACCAAGCGCGGCGAGATCCTGTCGCGCTTCTCGGTCGACCTCTCGGCGTTCGAAGGCTCGGTGAAGACCTTCGCCAACAGCGCCGCGCTGCCGTTCCTGGAATTGATCGCGGGCATCATCCTGATGGTGTTCCTGAACTGGCAGCTCGCGGTGATTGCGCTGCTCGTGTTCCCGATCACGCTGATCGGCCCGCGCATTCTCACCCCCAAGGCGGTGCAAGCCAATTACGAGCAGAAGCTCAACGAGAGCGCGCTGCTCGGCATGGTGCAGGAGAACGTGGCGGCGCAGGCCGTGATCAAGGCGTTCAGCCTGCAGCGCAAGATGTTCAACTTCTTCACCTTCCGCAACGACGCGACCCGCGACAAGATCGCCTCCGCCGCATTCCTGTCGACCATGGTGGAGCGGACGGTGACCATCTCGGTGCTGTTGCTGCACCTCGTGGTGCTCGCGATCGGCGCGTATCTGGCGACCAAGGGCCAGATCACCATCGGCACCTTCGTGACCTTCGAGAGCGCGTTCTGGGAGGTCTCCTACAACATCGCCCATGTGATGCATTTCATCCCGGTGTCGATCTCCTCGGCCGCAGCGATCCGCCACATCCAGGAGCTGCTGGACGAGCCGACCCGCGGCGCCGACCGTCCCGGCGCGCCAGATCTGCCCCGCATCACCAACGACATCACCTTCGACCACGTCACCTTCCAGTACGAGGGCAGTCAGACGCCGGTGCTGGACAATCTCAGTCTCAGGCTCGACGCGGGCAAGCGCATCGCGATCGTCGGCCCGAGCGGCTCCGGCAAGAGCACGTTGCTCAACCTGATCCTGCGGCTCTACGTGCCTGACGAGGGGCGCGTCACCATCGACGGCGTCGACGTCCGCAGGGTGACGCTGGATTCGCTGCGCCGGAGCATGGCGGTGGTGTTCCAGGAGAACATGCTGTTCAACATGTCGATCCGCGAGAACATCCGGCTCGGCAAGGAGGGCGCGAGCGACGAGGAGGTGGAGGAGGCCGCCAAGAAGGCCGAGATCCACCGCTACATCATGAGCCTGCCGCAGCGCTATGAGACGCCGGTCGGCGAACGCGGCGACACCCTGTCGGGCGGCCAGCGCCAGCGCATCGCGATCGCGCGCGCGATCATCCGCAATCCCTCGGTGCTGCTGCTGGACGAAGCCACCTCGGCACTGGACCAGACCACGGAAGCTGCGATCAACCGCACGCTGCTCAAGGTCGCCAAGGGCCGCACCATGATCTGGTCGACCCACCGGCTGACATCGGTGGTCGAGATGGATGAGATCATCGTGATTTCCGGGGGCAGGGCGATCGAGCGGGGCTCGCATGCCCAGCTGCTCGCCAAGAACGGGACCTATCGCAAGCTGTGGAACGACCAAATCCACCAGCCGCATGGCGCCGTCCCCGCCGACGATGGCAGAGACGATGACGATGAAGACGACCTCGAGGAAGACGAGGACAAGGATGAGGAGGAGGAGGAGTGA
- the fusA gene encoding elongation factor G, producing the protein MPRVHAIENYRNFGIMAHIDAGKTTTTERILYYTGKSHKIGEVHEGAATMDWMEQEQERGITITSAATTAFWAGKRLNIIDTPGHVDFTIEVERSLRVLDGAVCVLDSNQGVEPQTETVWRQGDKYKVPRIVFANKMDKTGADFFKCLADIVDRLGAKPIAIQLPIGAENNFKGLVDLVKMQGIIWNDESLGAKFDYVDIPEDLVEQAKEYREKMVEAAVELDDDAMAAYLDGKEPDEETLKRLIRKAVLTGAFYPVLCGSAFKNKGVQPLLDAVVDYLPSPIDVPAIKGTDDRGNEVVRKADDKEPLALLAFKIMDDPFVGTITFCRIYSGVLQSGTGVVNSTREKKERIGRMLLMHANNREDIKEAYAGDIVALAGLKEARTGDTLCDPDKQVILEKMEFPEPVIEIAIEPKSKADQEKLGVALAKLAAEDPSFRVSTDQESGQTILKGMGELHLDIKVDILKRTYKVDANIGAPQVAFRERVTKKAEVKYTHKKQTGGTGQFAEVSIVVEPNEPGKGYEFESKIVGGAVPKEYIPGVEKGLNSVMSSGVVAGFPVVDVKVQLVDGKYHDVDSSALAFEIASRAAFREALQKGKSVLLEPIMKVEVVTPEDYTGSVIGDLNSRRGQIQGQDMRGNANVINAMVPLMNMFGYVNNLRSMSQGRATFTMQFDHYAEAPANVSAEVQKKFA; encoded by the coding sequence ATGCCCCGCGTTCATGCCATAGAGAATTACCGCAACTTCGGTATCATGGCGCATATCGATGCCGGCAAGACGACGACGACCGAGCGCATCCTCTATTACACCGGCAAGAGCCACAAGATCGGCGAAGTGCACGAAGGTGCCGCGACGATGGACTGGATGGAGCAGGAGCAGGAGCGTGGCATCACGATCACCTCGGCTGCGACCACCGCGTTCTGGGCCGGCAAGCGCCTGAACATCATCGACACCCCCGGCCACGTCGACTTCACCATCGAAGTCGAGCGTTCGCTGCGCGTGCTCGACGGCGCCGTCTGCGTGCTCGACTCCAACCAGGGCGTCGAGCCCCAGACCGAGACCGTCTGGCGCCAGGGCGACAAGTACAAGGTTCCGCGCATCGTCTTCGCCAACAAGATGGACAAGACCGGCGCCGACTTCTTCAAGTGCCTGGCCGACATCGTCGACCGCCTCGGTGCCAAGCCGATCGCGATCCAGCTTCCGATCGGTGCCGAGAACAACTTCAAGGGTCTCGTCGACCTCGTGAAGATGCAGGGCATCATCTGGAACGATGAATCGCTCGGCGCGAAGTTCGACTATGTCGACATTCCCGAGGATCTCGTCGAGCAAGCCAAGGAATACCGCGAGAAGATGGTGGAAGCCGCCGTCGAGCTCGACGACGACGCCATGGCCGCCTATCTCGACGGCAAGGAGCCGGACGAAGAGACGCTGAAGCGGCTGATCCGCAAGGCGGTTCTGACCGGTGCGTTCTATCCCGTGCTGTGCGGCTCGGCCTTCAAGAACAAGGGCGTTCAGCCGCTGCTCGACGCCGTCGTCGACTATCTGCCGTCGCCGATCGACGTGCCCGCGATCAAGGGCACCGACGACCGCGGCAACGAGGTCGTGCGCAAGGCGGACGACAAGGAGCCGCTCGCGCTGCTCGCGTTCAAGATCATGGACGACCCGTTCGTCGGCACCATCACCTTCTGCCGCATCTACTCCGGCGTTCTGCAGAGCGGCACCGGCGTCGTGAACTCGACCCGCGAGAAGAAGGAGCGCATCGGGCGCATGCTGTTGATGCATGCGAACAACCGCGAAGACATCAAGGAAGCCTATGCCGGCGACATCGTCGCGCTGGCCGGCCTGAAGGAAGCGCGCACCGGTGACACTCTGTGCGATCCCGACAAGCAGGTCATCCTGGAGAAGATGGAATTCCCCGAGCCGGTCATCGAGATCGCGATCGAGCCGAAGTCCAAGGCCGACCAGGAAAAGCTGGGCGTGGCGCTGGCCAAGCTCGCCGCGGAGGATCCGTCCTTCCGCGTGTCGACCGACCAGGAGTCCGGCCAGACCATCCTCAAGGGCATGGGCGAACTCCATCTCGACATCAAGGTCGACATCCTCAAGCGTACCTACAAGGTCGACGCCAACATCGGCGCGCCGCAGGTTGCGTTCCGTGAGCGCGTCACCAAGAAGGCCGAGGTCAAGTACACCCACAAGAAGCAGACCGGCGGTACCGGTCAGTTCGCGGAAGTGTCGATCGTGGTCGAGCCGAACGAGCCCGGCAAGGGCTACGAGTTCGAGTCCAAGATCGTCGGCGGTGCGGTTCCGAAGGAATACATCCCCGGCGTCGAAAAGGGCCTCAACAGCGTGATGAGCTCTGGTGTCGTGGCGGGCTTCCCCGTCGTCGACGTCAAGGTTCAGCTCGTCGACGGCAAGTATCACGACGTCGACTCGTCGGCGCTCGCCTTCGAAATCGCATCGCGCGCGGCTTTCCGCGAAGCGCTGCAGAAGGGCAAGTCCGTCCTGCTCGAGCCGATCATGAAGGTCGAAGTGGTGACCCCGGAAGACTATACCGGCTCGGTCATCGGCGACCTGAATTCCCGGCGCGGTCAGATCCAGGGTCAGGACATGCGCGGCAACGCCAACGTCATCAACGCGATGGTGCCGCTCATGAACATGTTCGGTTACGTGAATAACCTGCGCTCGATGAGCCAGGGTCGCGCAACCTTCACCATGCAGTTCGACCACTACGCAGAAGCGCCGGCCAACGTGTCGGCAGAAGTCCAGAAGAAGTTTGCCTGA
- the rpsG gene encoding 30S ribosomal protein S7 has protein sequence MSRRHSAEKREVLPDPKFGNIIVTKFMNSVMYAGKKSVAEGIVYGAFGIIESKTKQNPLGVFEQALENVMPTIEVRSRRVGGATYQVPVEVRSTRRQALGIRWLISAARERNEKTMTERLSAELLDASNNRGNAVKKREDVHRMAEANRAFSHYRW, from the coding sequence ATGTCTCGTCGCCACTCAGCGGAAAAGCGCGAAGTCCTTCCCGATCCGAAGTTCGGGAACATCATCGTCACGAAGTTCATGAACTCGGTGATGTACGCCGGCAAGAAGTCGGTCGCCGAAGGCATCGTCTATGGTGCGTTCGGTATCATCGAAAGCAAGACCAAGCAGAACCCGCTCGGCGTGTTCGAGCAGGCGCTCGAGAACGTTATGCCGACGATTGAGGTTCGCTCCCGCCGCGTCGGCGGCGCGACCTACCAGGTCCCGGTCGAGGTTCGTTCGACCCGCCGGCAGGCGCTGGGCATCCGCTGGCTGATCTCGGCTGCGCGCGAGCGCAACGAGAAGACCATGACCGAGCGGCTCTCGGCCGAACTGCTGGACGCCTCGAACAACCGCGGCAACGCCGTCAAGAAGCGTGAAGACGTGCACCGGATGGCGGAAGCCAACCGCGCCTTCTCGCACTATCGCTGGTAA